The genomic region CTTCTGGAGAAACAGCAAAGGTACAAAAAATTGGCGTGTTATCAGGTGTGGGGTCTGCAGATGATCTAGAGTGTGTTACAGACTTGGTTGTACCCACAGTAGACCATGTGATTGACCATATCATGGAGAATCTACCAGCCAGTCCCATCAAACAGCAGGTACCCCCAGATGCAATTCCTGCCACAAGGAAGCCAGGGGGAGTGAATGTCCAATGTAGGTTGTTCAGCACCACCTGTCATGTGAGGCCGACTTTCTCAAGTAGTATACAGGTCAGAAATGCCTCCACGGTATCAGGATCCTCCTACGACTACGTCATCATTGGTGCTGGCTCGGCTGGCTGTACTCTTACCAATCGGCTGTCAGCTGACCCTAACAACAAGGTGTGTGTTGTGGAGGCTGGTCCAAAAGACTACACCTGGAAGATCCACATGCCTGCTGCGCTCATGTACAATTTGTGTGATGATAAGTACAACTGGTACTACCATACCGAGCCAGAACCACACATGAACAACCGTGTCATGTACTGGCCACGAGGACGTGTCTGGGGAGGATCGTCCTCACTCAATGCCATGGTCTACATCCGAGGAAATGCCGGTGATTATGATGGATGGGAAAAGGCTGGAGCGAAAGGATGGTCTTATGCAGATTGCTTGCCATACTTTAAAAAATCACAAACCCATGAACTTGGAGAAAATGACTACAGAGGTGGTGATGGTCCACTTCATGTATCGCGTGGGAGGAGCAACAACCCTCTGCATCAGGCCTTTATAGAGGCAGGTCAGCAGGCCGGCTTCCCATTTACGGACGACATGAACGGCTACCAACAGGAGGGCGTGGGGTGGATGGACATGACCATTCACAAAGGTCGACGCTGGAGTGCTGCCATGGCCAGCCTCAGGCCAGCACTAAAACGTGACAATGTGACGGTAGAATCTAACGCACTGTCAACCAGAATTGTATTTGAGAACAAGAGAGCCGTCGGTGTAGAGTATGAACAGAAGGGTGTTAAAAAGATTGTACGAGCAGAGAAGGACGTGATTCTGAGTGGAGGATCAATCAACTCTCCCCAGCTCCTCATGTTGTCGGGTGTGGGCAATGCAGATGAACTTAAGGCGCTGGACATCCCTGTGGTTCAACACTTGCCAGGTGTTGGGGAGAACCTCCAGGACCACCTTGAGGTGTACGTACAGGAAGCATGCAAGCTACCCATCACTCTCTATTCTGCTCAGTGGAAGTTCCCTCACAATATGATCCGCATAGGGCTGCAGTGGTTCCTCACTCAGAAAGGTGATGGAGCTACTGCCCACTTAGAGAGTGGAGGGTTTGTCCCAAGCGAAGAAGGCTTAGAGTATCCTGACATTCAGTTCCATTTCCTACCTTCTGTTGTGCAGGATCATGGGCGCAAAACTGGAGATGAACATGCCTACCAACTCCATGTGGGACCTATGCGGGGTACAAGCAGAGGCTTTATTAAACTGAAATCCAGGAATCCAAAAGACCATCCAACGCTCGTAGCCAACTATTTGTCAACAGAATATGATGTAAGGACAATGAGAGACAGTGTCAAAGCTGCTAGGGAAGTGTTTAAACAGAAAGCGTTTGATCCTTTCCGCGCAGGTCGCGAAATAGCCCCTGGATCTGAATGTCAAACAGATGCTGAAATTGATGCCTTTAACCGTGCTTATGGCGACAGCGCCTATCATccgtcatgtacatgtaaaatggGATCGGAGAGTGACCCAATGGCTGTGGTGGATTCTCAAACCCGTGTTCTAGGTGTCGATAACCTCAGAGTTGTTGATGCTTCTATCATGCCAAATATTGTTTCTGGGAATCTTAATGGCCCTACAATCATGCTGGCTGAGAAGGCTGCTGATATCATCTTAGGCAACGAACCACTGCCTCGGTCTACGGCACCTGTGTACAAAAACAAGGTATAGGACGTGAAATAACCTTTCTCGTGTGGATAAAGCCAAATCCACAAACCACTGCGCATACCCCATTCACTGCTCCTGTATACAAAAATAAGGTATAGATATGATAGGTAAATCACGTGTTCAACAGAAATATGTCATAGGGTATATGTAATAAAGAGATTTTGTACAAATTTATTGACGATGCCTGAATTTTAATGGTAGTCCGTCAGAAGAAATAAGTACAAATATGTCAGTGTTTGCTTAagagtatatatattttcaggTAGAATTGgaattttgttgtatttcatCAATTTTCCTGGCACTGCCTTATGATGCTGAACACTTTTATTGAGGTCTTGAggttttcattttaattttgttttgatagatgaatacattgtatttatttgttttgtattttaattagtATTAGATTTTTTTGAAAGTATAGTCACAATGCAATTGATTTTTTCTGTtgtatttaatttgattttcatattttgaaacaaCTTTTGTCGATTAAAGAACTGTTTTACTTTTCAAGTGAACAAATACTCAGAGTCTCAGAATATCTTGTTTCCAGGCTTCATTtttgataatgtatatatctatgtgcTTCATAATTTCAGCAGCATTGTGTACTTGTTTCTGCATAACAATATAGGAACATTTCCATCAGATACTTATAACGTATTATCAGTGCTTTGgactttaaaattaaattgtgTGAAGTACACAATTCGATAGGTATAAATGTAGTttggtatatttttatttccatatttatTACAGGGCTTTTCTCAatggtttgggatggggcctttttgtctcgtttttggaagaaaattggtgaattgtgAAAGATTTCTTCAGGTGTAGACTGCAAATTTTGTTGTTACTcggaaataatttcaattgggaatggacTCGAAAAAAAGCATGTACTAGCATATGATTTGTTGTCCAGCCTGGACTGGTTGTAGTGTCCTATCCCAGTGATAAGGACACTTAAAGTATTTATTATAGCTTTTTTATCCTAACTATAGGACTGTATCATGATAAGATTATAAAGCGATAACTTCCGTCTGTCCGTTCGATACAGCGTCCGAAacaaaaaagataaacaaaactccagtaattatatattttatataaacattaagtATGGATCAGTCATGAGGTATTGTAGTGTCATTTAAAAGCCATCATGGATTTCTCCATATTTCTTCGTTTGGCATAGAAATGAAGATCTTGCATCCCTTTATACCGTTTTCGGAGCCTGTTCAAGATGTTAAAAAGGTGACATCACAAAATGGAAAAGATGTGAATCAATCTCACGATCTAAATGTAGTGCCTTTTGCTACAAGTAATTGTTTCTGTAATTGAGCACTTTTCCCTAAAAACTTAAATCTATTGGCAAGTCCCGGAGAGGTGAATCTGAATGcctttgttataaattgtgaCTTGGCCAAGTGTTGTGCTGCTCTGTCCATATTGTGACGAGTTGGTGAGATAGCACTTAAATCGTCTCTTGATGAGCCCATCATTTTCAGATTCTGTTTTATATAACCCATGGGATGCAAACCTTCAAACGAACACAGCgagaagaaaaaggaaaagTGCACAATTGTTCATACGAATTGATTTCTTCCACATCACTTGAGTGTCCACTTATAAATCTTATTGCCAAATGTGCTTTAAGCTTACATACCTTTTCTAGAgtgtatgaaatataaaaacattgtaatatactcttttaaaaaaaaatttttttttgtccttTATTACATTGCCTTGAAAATGACTTGTTTGAAATAGCTAACGTAATTAAGAAATGGAGGATTGAATATCAGCCTGTACTGCTACAATTTTtctttctatttatttatttattttatttttcagatattcgtattgaagttttattttacattgattattttttctggtTTAAGCTACTGCCAttcattgttgatatttagTTCAAGTAGAAGGTAGTAATTACTTCTATAggttattatattttcatatgttTCGATAAACACATATAACTCCCTCACCCTCATCAATGATCCTGAATTGATCTATGTAATCAGAATATTTTGTCTCCACCAATCAGCATTACACGCCGTGTTGCATACACTTCTTGTGATAgctattattacaaaattgttataacatatcttatttACATGATAGTTACTTTTTATTATGTTTACATTTAGATATGCATATATACcttatgttgtttgtatattgtgttgaaTAATGAACAGATTATGGTCACAGGGTCATCAATGACATAGGATGATGATTAATGTTATATCATAATTCAAGGTAAACCTAATGGTGTGTTTTAGGTTTTATTTTATTAGTTGGATAGTTGAGAGGAGATTGGTTGATTTAAGATGTGTACCAAATATTACAGAGTTGATGTAACTAGTGATATGGTTGATTTAAGATGTGTACCAAATATTACAGAGTTGATGTAGCTAGTGGTATGGTTGATTTAAGATGTGTACCAAATATTGCAGAGTTGATGCAACTAGCTAGTGATATGGTTGATTTAAGATGTGTACCAAATATTACAGAGTTGATGCAACTAGTGGTATGGTTGATTTAAGATGTGTATTGAGTATCACAGGGTAATATAACTAGGGATTTGATTTGTTGAACATCTTTGTCAAGCAGACATTTTGAGCTACACGAGAATATATGTAAATCCATtcttttatacaatgtacaatcaAGAAATGTATCAAATTTACATTCCAGTTGTAAGATATACCAAAGATATTTTACGTATTTGATCATATTATTGTAACTAAGGTTGGATATTGATTCAGCCTCcaatttaaaattgtaatatagtAGGTATACCTTATTGAAACAATGTATCATTGTATATGTGTACCT from Pecten maximus chromosome 11, xPecMax1.1, whole genome shotgun sequence harbors:
- the LOC117337447 gene encoding uncharacterized protein LOC117337447 isoform X1 — encoded protein: MTTVGKTCIGLLRPSRLGRLLATSNAAVSSYHPKLQTVSGVRGNFATYSSITDHNATKSEFRTINSVIPTKAIDASKKASLVIFDKDGTLICFQAMWSPWARKIASKLEEATGLDIQEKVFKTIGFCTSSDRVVPGLLAEATTEMVQDAIVELLKQEGIDEVKGRAIVNNIWEDGHGLYETKILADLKTLFKILKSNNVKIAVCTSDCRKGTEDFLEDLGVNDLVDHIVCGDDPNNVPKPAADNAQMICEKLGVNPEDTVMVGDTKADVGMGKAAQLGWNIGVLSGVGQTNDLYPAASHVIESVQDLLPLILPEDQWRECYAYSNDQRILVEPYSLEPSNSDEFVSVENHVSKVALIILDLHGTILCTHSKYASWMDQICSRLEQATGLRDLKSEIHQRLGICEKTGKIKDGLLNEHGTTNMEVRSALVEIIHKHFTYEESLMVVNKVWQECESALLTAPKSLHKDIKKFFKTLKRKGIKIAICTGDKRDLALSDLKNLGVLKYVDMMICGDDPHSVSRSPDHSTRLICDELNVDPEKTVIVGDSTNDFSSGETAKVQKIGVLSGVGSADDLECVTDLVVPTVDHVIDHIMENLPASPIKQQVPPDAIPATRKPGGVNVQCRLFSTTCHVRPTFSSSIQVRNASTVSGSSYDYVIIGAGSAGCTLTNRLSADPNNKVCVVEAGPKDYTWKIHMPAALMYNLCDDKYNWYYHTEPEPHMNNRVMYWPRGRVWGGSSSLNAMVYIRGNAGDYDGWEKAGAKGWSYADCLPYFKKSQTHELGENDYRGGDGPLHVSRGRSNNPLHQAFIEAGQQAGFPFTDDMNGYQQEGVGWMDMTIHKGRRWSAAMASLRPALKRDNVTVESNALSTRIVFENKRAVGVEYEQKGVKKIVRAEKDVILSGGSINSPQLLMLSGVGNADELKALDIPVVQHLPGVGENLQDHLEVYVQEACKLPITLYSAQWKFPHNMIRIGLQWFLTQKGDGATAHLESGGFVPSEEGLEYPDIQFHFLPSVVQDHGRKTGDEHAYQLHVGPMRGTSRGFIKLKSRNPKDHPTLVANYLSTEYDVRTMRDSVKAAREVFKQKAFDPFRAGREIAPGSECQTDAEIDAFNRAYGDSAYHPSCTCKMGSESDPMAVVDSQTRVLGVDNLRVVDASIMPNIVSGNLNGPTIMLAEKAADIILGNEPLPRSTAPVYKNKV
- the LOC117337447 gene encoding choline dehydrogenase, mitochondrial-like isoform X2 — translated: MVQDAIVELLKQEGIDEVKGRAIVNNIWEDGHGLYETKILADLKTLFKILKSNNVKIAVCTSDCRKGTEDFLEDLGVNDLVDHIVCGDDPNNVPKPAADNAQMICEKLGVNPEDTVMVGDTKADVGMGKAAQLGWNIGVLSGVGQTNDLYPAASHVIESVQDLLPLILPEDQWRECYAYSNDQRILVEPYSLEPSNSDEFVSVENHVSKVALIILDLHGTILCTHSKYASWMDQICSRLEQATGLRDLKSEIHQRLGICEKTGKIKDGLLNEHGTTNMEVRSALVEIIHKHFTYEESLMVVNKVWQECESALLTAPKSLHKDIKKFFKTLKRKGIKIAICTGDKRDLALSDLKNLGVLKYVDMMICGDDPHSVSRSPDHSTRLICDELNVDPEKTVIVGDSTNDFSSGETAKVQKIGVLSGVGSADDLECVTDLVVPTVDHVIDHIMENLPASPIKQQVPPDAIPATRKPGGVNVQCRLFSTTCHVRPTFSSSIQVRNASTVSGSSYDYVIIGAGSAGCTLTNRLSADPNNKVCVVEAGPKDYTWKIHMPAALMYNLCDDKYNWYYHTEPEPHMNNRVMYWPRGRVWGGSSSLNAMVYIRGNAGDYDGWEKAGAKGWSYADCLPYFKKSQTHELGENDYRGGDGPLHVSRGRSNNPLHQAFIEAGQQAGFPFTDDMNGYQQEGVGWMDMTIHKGRRWSAAMASLRPALKRDNVTVESNALSTRIVFENKRAVGVEYEQKGVKKIVRAEKDVILSGGSINSPQLLMLSGVGNADELKALDIPVVQHLPGVGENLQDHLEVYVQEACKLPITLYSAQWKFPHNMIRIGLQWFLTQKGDGATAHLESGGFVPSEEGLEYPDIQFHFLPSVVQDHGRKTGDEHAYQLHVGPMRGTSRGFIKLKSRNPKDHPTLVANYLSTEYDVRTMRDSVKAAREVFKQKAFDPFRAGREIAPGSECQTDAEIDAFNRAYGDSAYHPSCTCKMGSESDPMAVVDSQTRVLGVDNLRVVDASIMPNIVSGNLNGPTIMLAEKAADIILGNEPLPRSTAPVYKNKV